In a genomic window of Thiolapillus brandeum:
- a CDS encoding HvfC/BufC N-terminal domain-containing protein yields the protein MTLTEDWQYAFAGYLTGLDETVPATIASDEKADAQERMDLYAGAYRARLVDSLGEDFPGLWSMLGDDQFYRLCLEYIRRHPSVWTSIRWFGSHMVEFLKTNPPYMDFPQVAEMAAFEWAQGLVFDAEHSPSLSLDELVARTPDQWPDMHFGFSPAMQRLDMEWNIPLLWAALDREDPELPELEQQPCPVGWVLWRQDLVPGWRRLDVDEAWALDRAREGVSFAQICEGLLEWVDETHAPLRAAGFLKTWVGHCLVSRIY from the coding sequence ATGACCCTGACTGAAGACTGGCAATACGCCTTTGCCGGGTATCTGACCGGCCTGGATGAAACCGTTCCTGCCACGATTGCATCGGATGAGAAGGCCGATGCCCAAGAACGCATGGATCTTTATGCCGGTGCCTACCGTGCCCGCCTGGTGGATAGCCTGGGAGAGGATTTTCCGGGATTGTGGAGCATGCTCGGGGATGATCAGTTCTACCGGCTTTGCCTGGAATACATTCGCCGGCATCCATCCGTCTGGACGTCGATTCGCTGGTTCGGCAGCCACATGGTGGAGTTTCTGAAGACCAACCCGCCTTACATGGATTTTCCACAAGTGGCGGAAATGGCCGCTTTCGAATGGGCGCAGGGCCTGGTGTTCGACGCGGAACACTCGCCATCCCTGTCCCTTGATGAACTGGTGGCCAGGACGCCGGATCAGTGGCCGGACATGCATTTTGGTTTCAGTCCGGCCATGCAACGTCTGGATATGGAATGGAACATTCCCCTGCTGTGGGCGGCGCTCGATCGGGAAGATCCTGAGCTGCCGGAGCTGGAGCAGCAACCCTGTCCTGTAGGCTGGGTTCTGTGGCGCCAGGATCTGGTTCCCGGCTGGCGCCGTCTGGATGTGGATGAAGCCTGGGCTCTGGATCGGGCCAGGGAAGGGGTCAGTTTCGCCCAAATCTGTGAAGGACTGCTGGAGTGGGTGGATGAAACCCATGCCCCCCTACGGGCTGCGGGCTTTCTCAAGACCTGGGTGGGACACTGCCTGGTCAGCCGTATCTACTGA
- the bufA2 gene encoding BufA2 family periplasmic bufferin-type metallophore — MRTVEKAKGMALAAAAAAMLAGAPMGAMADDAQGKCMGANSCKGKGACATATNACAGMNSCKGKGFLKMSKTECDKAGGTFEPIKK; from the coding sequence ATGAGAACAGTAGAAAAAGCAAAAGGTATGGCACTGGCCGCAGCGGCAGCGGCCATGCTGGCGGGGGCGCCCATGGGTGCCATGGCGGATGATGCCCAGGGTAAGTGTATGGGCGCCAATTCCTGCAAGGGCAAGGGTGCTTGCGCCACTGCCACCAATGCCTGTGCCGGTATGAATTCCTGTAAAGGCAAGGGCTTTTTGAAGATGAGCAAGACCGAATGCGACAAGGCCGGTGGGACTTTCGAGCCTATCAAGAAATAA
- a CDS encoding argininosuccinate synthase, which yields MSKNKVNKVVLAYSGGLDTSVILKWLEDEYGCEVVTFTADVGQGEEVEPARAKAQAMGIKEIYIEDLREEFARDYVFPMFRANAIYEGEYLLGTSIARPLIAKRLVEIARETGADAISHGATGKGNDQVRFELGAYALMPDVKIIAPWREWDLLSREKLMNYAAEHGIDVDFAKAGKKSPYSMDANLLHISYEGDILEDPWNEPEEDMWRWTVSPEKAPDEPTYVELTYEKGDIVAIDGQAMSAAAVMEYLNKVGGENGVGRDDIVENRFVGMKSRGCYETPAGTIMLKAHRAMESLTLDREAAHLKDELMPRYAKMIYNGFWWAPERQALQALIDQTQEVVNGVVRVKLYKGNVIVAGRKSDTNSLFDEAIATFDDDEGAYDQKDAEGFIKLNALRLRVAARKAK from the coding sequence ATGTCAAAGAATAAAGTCAACAAGGTGGTGCTGGCCTATTCCGGTGGCCTGGATACGTCGGTCATTCTGAAATGGCTGGAAGATGAATACGGTTGTGAAGTCGTGACCTTCACCGCCGATGTGGGACAGGGCGAGGAAGTGGAACCCGCCCGGGCCAAGGCCCAGGCCATGGGTATCAAGGAGATCTATATCGAGGATCTGCGGGAGGAATTCGCCCGGGATTATGTGTTCCCCATGTTCCGCGCCAATGCCATCTACGAGGGAGAGTACCTGCTGGGCACCTCCATCGCACGTCCCCTGATCGCCAAACGCCTGGTGGAGATCGCCCGGGAAACCGGTGCCGACGCCATTTCCCATGGCGCCACAGGCAAGGGCAACGATCAGGTGCGCTTCGAACTGGGGGCTTACGCCCTGATGCCGGACGTGAAAATCATCGCCCCCTGGCGGGAGTGGGACCTGCTGTCCCGGGAAAAGCTCATGAACTACGCCGCCGAGCACGGTATCGATGTGGATTTCGCCAAGGCGGGCAAGAAGTCGCCTTATTCCATGGATGCCAATCTCCTGCACATCTCCTATGAAGGGGACATCCTGGAAGATCCCTGGAACGAACCTGAAGAAGACATGTGGCGTTGGACGGTGTCCCCGGAAAAGGCCCCGGATGAACCCACTTATGTGGAACTGACCTATGAGAAGGGTGATATCGTGGCCATCGACGGCCAGGCCATGTCTGCCGCGGCGGTGATGGAATACCTGAACAAGGTGGGCGGCGAGAACGGTGTGGGCCGGGACGATATCGTGGAAAACCGGTTCGTGGGCATGAAGTCCCGGGGCTGTTACGAGACGCCGGCGGGCACCATCATGCTCAAGGCCCACCGGGCCATGGAATCCCTGACCCTGGACCGGGAGGCGGCCCATCTCAAGGATGAGCTCATGCCCCGTTACGCCAAGATGATCTACAACGGCTTCTGGTGGGCGCCCGAGCGGCAGGCCCTGCAGGCCCTCATCGACCAGACCCAGGAAGTGGTCAATGGCGTGGTGCGGGTGAAACTGTACAAGGGCAATGTGATCGTGGCCGGGCGCAAGTCCGATACCAATAGCCTGTTCGACGAAGCCATTGCCACCTTCGATGACGATGAAGGCGCTTATGATCAGAAGGATGCCGAAGGTTTCATCAAGCTCAATGCCCTGCGTCTGCGGGTGGCGGCTCGCAAAGCCAAATAA
- a CDS encoding HD domain-containing protein: protein MTDLVKRAKTFATSAHQRIDHRRKYSEQPYEVHLKSVASLIKEIEGSEEMIAAAWLHDTVEDTPATHHDIEQAFGPRVARLVYELTDISKPSDGNRAIRKALDRDHLATASAAAQTIKLADLIDNARDICKHDENFARVYLGEMAALLDVLHKGNQELMRRARKLLEKCMQQLGMRSIHPPLADSSQNGNIATLGFSRRRVQRLFSEAFTAKDIAEPLPSFDGDRPARGVRALMKEAGIPVAGVRDQGVVVGYMRRNDLEGETCLDHSRGFSPDQQVYGDANLSEVILVLSRHDYCFVTMLNTVSGVITRSDMEKPIVRMWLFGIITMLEIRFTELLKKHWPDGQWMEKCTPARLEKARALLEERRRRGAQHIELADCLQLSDKSHILVQDQRFLRDFGFKSRSEANKAIRAMESLRNNLAHGQSITTQDWPQIVRMSQWFPGNAN from the coding sequence ATGACCGATCTCGTCAAACGCGCCAAGACCTTCGCCACCAGCGCCCATCAGCGTATCGATCACCGGCGCAAGTACAGTGAGCAACCCTACGAAGTACATCTCAAGTCCGTGGCCAGCCTGATCAAGGAGATTGAAGGCAGCGAGGAAATGATCGCCGCCGCCTGGCTTCACGACACGGTGGAAGACACCCCGGCAACCCACCACGACATCGAGCAAGCCTTCGGACCCAGGGTGGCCCGCCTGGTGTATGAACTCACGGACATCAGCAAACCCAGCGACGGCAACCGGGCCATACGCAAGGCCCTGGACAGGGATCATCTTGCTACGGCCTCGGCGGCGGCCCAGACCATCAAACTTGCCGATCTCATCGACAACGCCCGGGACATCTGCAAACACGATGAAAACTTCGCCCGGGTCTACCTGGGTGAGATGGCTGCCTTGCTGGACGTACTGCACAAGGGGAATCAGGAACTCATGCGCCGGGCTCGCAAGCTGTTGGAGAAATGCATGCAGCAGCTGGGTATGCGGAGTATTCATCCACCACTGGCCGATAGCAGCCAGAACGGCAATATTGCCACCCTGGGATTTTCCCGGCGGCGGGTTCAACGCCTTTTTTCCGAGGCTTTCACGGCCAAGGACATTGCCGAACCCCTGCCTTCTTTCGACGGCGACCGTCCTGCCAGAGGGGTACGCGCCCTGATGAAGGAAGCGGGTATCCCAGTCGCCGGTGTCAGAGACCAGGGCGTCGTAGTGGGATATATGCGTCGGAACGACCTGGAGGGGGAAACCTGCCTGGATCACAGCCGCGGTTTCAGCCCCGACCAACAGGTTTACGGGGATGCCAACCTGTCAGAAGTCATCCTGGTTCTGAGCCGTCACGACTACTGTTTCGTCACCATGCTGAATACCGTATCCGGCGTGATCACCCGCAGTGACATGGAAAAACCCATCGTGCGCATGTGGCTGTTCGGCATCATCACCATGCTGGAAATCCGTTTTACAGAGCTTCTGAAGAAACACTGGCCTGACGGTCAGTGGATGGAAAAATGTACACCGGCGCGCTTGGAAAAAGCCAGGGCATTGCTGGAAGAACGTCGCCGCCGGGGCGCTCAGCACATCGAACTGGCCGACTGCCTGCAGCTTTCAGACAAGAGCCATATCCTGGTGCAGGATCAGAGATTTCTGCGCGACTTCGGTTTCAAATCCAGGAGCGAAGCAAACAAAGCCATTCGCGCCATGGAATCGCTGCGCAACAACCTCGCCCACGGCCAGTCCATTACCACCCAGGACTGGCCGCAGATCGTGCGCATGAGCCAGTGGTTTCCGGGCAACGCAAATTGA
- a CDS encoding 2-thiouracil desulfurase family protein — protein sequence MKPLVGVSACLLGDVVRYDGDSRPHAWVRDELSRYARIVPICPETEAGLGVPRPPVQLVLQGKEVHALGVEDSRLDVTPALSAWMREQMDRLQRLDALILKSRSPSCGLGNTPLFDLDNVELRANHDGLFAGWVRRLFPDLLLCDEVLLEEKPQQAAFLSRLAKKSG from the coding sequence ATGAAACCTCTGGTGGGAGTCAGCGCCTGCCTGCTGGGAGATGTCGTCCGCTATGATGGCGATTCCCGCCCTCATGCCTGGGTGCGGGATGAACTGTCCCGGTATGCCCGGATCGTGCCCATCTGCCCTGAAACAGAAGCGGGACTGGGCGTACCCCGTCCCCCCGTGCAGCTGGTGCTTCAGGGGAAGGAAGTGCATGCCCTGGGTGTGGAGGATTCTCGCCTGGACGTCACTCCGGCCCTGTCCGCCTGGATGAGGGAACAAATGGATCGGCTCCAACGGCTGGATGCACTGATACTGAAATCCCGCTCGCCCAGCTGCGGCCTGGGTAATACCCCCCTGTTCGATCTGGACAATGTGGAATTGCGCGCGAACCATGATGGCCTGTTTGCCGGTTGGGTACGCAGGCTTTTTCCGGATCTTCTGCTCTGTGATGAGGTGTTACTGGAAGAAAAGCCGCAGCAGGCGGCCTTTCTCTCCCGATTGGCGAAAAAAAGTGGCTGA
- the bufB gene encoding MNIO family bufferin maturase → MNRPFLGFGLGLRKEHYEAVLNDHPPVDWFEILSENYMVAGGKPLHYLDRIRQDYPMVMHGVSLSIGSADPLNMEYLQDLRKLADRVQPEWISDHLCWTGVGGHNFHDLLPMPYTREIVDHVAERISRVQDVLGRRILMENLSSYVSFENSEMSEWEFVTEVLRKADCLLLLDVNNVYVSSINHGFDPMQYIRGVPSDRVWQIHLAGHTTNASGKIMIDTHDMPIRDEVMALYGNTCDLLGPVSTMIERDDNIPPLPELLEELQQVRITAHQSRGADS, encoded by the coding sequence ATGAATCGTCCCTTTCTTGGTTTTGGCCTGGGACTGCGTAAAGAGCATTACGAGGCCGTGCTGAATGATCATCCTCCCGTGGACTGGTTCGAGATTCTGTCCGAGAACTATATGGTAGCCGGGGGCAAACCCCTGCATTATCTGGATCGTATCCGTCAGGACTACCCCATGGTCATGCACGGGGTTTCCCTCTCCATTGGCAGTGCTGATCCCCTGAACATGGAGTATCTCCAGGATCTCAGGAAGCTGGCGGATCGGGTGCAACCTGAATGGATCTCGGATCACCTGTGCTGGACCGGTGTAGGTGGTCATAATTTCCATGACCTGTTGCCCATGCCTTATACCCGGGAAATCGTGGATCATGTGGCAGAGCGGATAAGCAGGGTCCAGGATGTGCTGGGGCGGCGTATTCTCATGGAGAACCTGTCCAGCTATGTGAGTTTCGAGAATTCCGAAATGAGCGAATGGGAGTTCGTCACAGAGGTGCTGCGCAAAGCGGACTGCCTGCTGCTTCTGGATGTCAACAATGTCTATGTGAGCAGCATCAATCATGGTTTCGATCCCATGCAGTATATCCGGGGGGTGCCCTCGGATCGGGTCTGGCAGATACATCTTGCGGGACATACCACCAATGCTTCGGGAAAGATCATGATTGACACACATGACATGCCCATCCGTGATGAAGTCATGGCCCTCTATGGCAATACCTGTGATCTGCTGGGGCCGGTGTCCACCATGATAGAAAGGGATGACAATATTCCCCCTCTGCCGGAATTGCTGGAGGAACTGCAACAGGTGAGGATTACCGCCCACCAAAGCCGGGGAGCGGATTCATGA
- a CDS encoding MBL fold metallo-hydrolase: MSASTLDYHTTGTDCWRLDTALNRPEHTACYLLHDAGELALLDTGTSNNIPALLGTLRDLGFTESQVRWILPTHVHLDHAGGAGALLAACDNATLATHYRGLPHLIDPGKLEQGARAVYGEALFSRAFGNIIPAREERCQSLYDGDRLPLGRHELLFIDTPGHANHHGCFFHESKGNLYTGDTFGLHYDDLDYQGKPWIMATTTPVAFDPDQWMQSLDKMMALEPKRACLTHFGPLEDPMRWQHLLRESIQDHVDIALDEERLHNKEGREERLAAALMDKALSRLASQNPELDRILATRLLEDDILLNSKGLAVWLARRAKKRGNQVANPQLSSQ; this comes from the coding sequence ATGAGTGCAAGTACACTGGACTATCACACCACAGGCACCGACTGCTGGCGTCTGGACACAGCCCTCAACCGTCCCGAACATACTGCCTGCTATCTGCTGCATGATGCCGGGGAACTGGCCCTTTTGGACACGGGTACCAGCAACAACATTCCCGCCTTGCTGGGCACCTTGCGGGACCTGGGTTTTACCGAATCCCAGGTGCGCTGGATCCTGCCCACCCACGTTCATCTGGATCATGCCGGAGGCGCAGGTGCCCTGCTGGCTGCCTGTGACAATGCCACCCTGGCCACCCATTACCGGGGCCTGCCCCATTTGATCGATCCCGGGAAACTGGAACAGGGAGCCAGGGCCGTGTATGGCGAGGCATTGTTTTCCCGCGCTTTCGGCAACATCATTCCGGCCCGGGAAGAACGCTGCCAATCCCTGTACGATGGCGACAGACTGCCCCTGGGACGTCACGAACTGCTGTTTATCGATACTCCGGGGCATGCCAATCATCATGGATGTTTCTTTCATGAGTCCAAGGGCAACCTCTACACAGGCGATACCTTTGGCTTGCACTATGACGATCTGGACTACCAGGGCAAGCCCTGGATCATGGCCACCACCACGCCTGTGGCCTTTGATCCTGACCAGTGGATGCAGTCCCTGGACAAGATGATGGCCCTGGAGCCAAAACGTGCCTGCCTGACCCATTTCGGCCCCCTGGAGGATCCCATGCGCTGGCAGCATCTGCTGCGCGAGTCCATCCAGGATCATGTGGATATTGCTCTCGATGAGGAGCGCTTGCACAACAAGGAAGGCAGGGAGGAGCGCCTGGCGGCAGCACTCATGGACAAAGCGCTGTCCCGGTTGGCCTCGCAAAATCCGGAACTGGACAGGATCCTGGCCACCCGCCTGCTGGAGGATGACATTCTACTCAACAGCAAGGGCCTGGCCGTCTGGCTCGCCCGCCGGGCGAAAAAGCGGGGAAATCAGGTCGCGAACCCGCAGCTATCGTCTCAGTAG
- a CDS encoding MBL fold metallo-hydrolase — MRIFLSLFLVWAFTGQVAAEQKAPALKAAYSPQKVADGVFVIHGPRGVPSPENQGFMNNPAFVMTTEGVVVIDPGSSVQVGEMVLAQIRRVTDKPVVAVFDTHVHGDHWLGNQAIFEAFPKVKIYAHPKMMERVEQGAGAHWLEVMMDMTRGATAGTRVVSANSPVDEGTVISIGGLDIHVLHDGKSHTDTDIMLHLPARGVIFLGDNAGYGRMLRLNDGSFQGNIRNLNRALATGAKVFVPGHGATAGPEAASEYRDYLQAVYAGVQSYFEQDLSDFEIKPRLLPKLARWKDWADFDSLVGSHISLAYLEVEAAEF, encoded by the coding sequence ATGAGAATCTTTTTGTCGTTATTTCTGGTGTGGGCATTTACCGGCCAGGTTGCTGCAGAGCAGAAGGCCCCGGCTCTCAAGGCGGCCTACAGTCCCCAAAAGGTAGCAGATGGTGTTTTTGTGATCCATGGTCCCAGGGGAGTGCCATCACCTGAAAACCAGGGGTTCATGAACAACCCGGCATTCGTGATGACTACAGAAGGTGTGGTGGTGATCGATCCCGGCAGCAGCGTGCAGGTCGGGGAGATGGTGCTGGCCCAGATCCGCAGGGTGACGGACAAGCCCGTGGTGGCCGTGTTCGATACCCATGTTCACGGGGATCACTGGTTGGGCAATCAGGCGATATTCGAAGCCTTTCCCAAGGTGAAGATCTATGCCCATCCCAAAATGATGGAACGGGTGGAGCAGGGCGCCGGCGCCCACTGGCTGGAAGTGATGATGGACATGACCAGGGGGGCTACCGCGGGAACCCGGGTGGTATCTGCCAACAGTCCTGTGGATGAAGGCACTGTGATCAGCATCGGCGGCCTGGATATTCATGTCCTGCATGATGGTAAGTCCCATACGGACACGGATATCATGTTGCATCTTCCTGCCAGGGGTGTGATCTTCCTGGGCGACAATGCGGGCTATGGCCGCATGCTGCGCCTCAACGATGGCAGTTTCCAGGGAAATATCCGTAACCTGAACCGTGCCCTGGCCACGGGTGCAAAGGTGTTCGTGCCCGGTCATGGCGCCACGGCGGGCCCCGAGGCAGCCTCGGAATACCGGGATTATCTGCAGGCAGTGTATGCCGGGGTGCAGTCATATTTCGAACAGGATCTCAGTGATTTCGAGATCAAGCCCAGGCTGTTGCCCAAACTGGCCCGCTGGAAAGACTGGGCGGATTTCGACAGCCTGGTGGGCAGCCATATCAGTCTGGCTTACCTGGAAGTGGAAGCTGCCGAGTTCTGA